The Vibrio chagasii genome includes a region encoding these proteins:
- a CDS encoding YheV family putative zinc ribbon protein gives MKQKKRFIAGASCPSCNTQDTLRWWIENNIELVECVDCDFSEQRKPKTVEKSEHANQEMIGIFKPE, from the coding sequence GTGAAACAGAAAAAACGCTTTATCGCAGGGGCAAGCTGCCCAAGCTGCAATACTCAAGACACGCTTCGCTGGTGGATTGAGAACAATATTGAGTTAGTGGAATGTGTCGATTGCGACTTCTCAGAGCAACGCAAACCGAAAACTGTAGAGAAATCTGAACACGCGAATCAAGAAATGATCGGTATTTTTAAGCCTGAGTGA
- the tusD gene encoding sulfurtransferase complex subunit TusD produces the protein MLSYTLLVNGPLYGSQSARSAYQFAVALLQQGHKLHSVFFYQDGVSNGSDLTVPANDEFDLAAAWQKLADEHNVSLETCVAAALRRGIISSEEAEQHQLSGSNLATGFTQAGLGSLSEALLTQDRVVQF, from the coding sequence TTGTTAAGCTATACACTCCTAGTTAATGGGCCTCTCTACGGTTCACAGTCAGCAAGAAGTGCTTACCAGTTTGCCGTGGCTCTGCTTCAACAGGGCCACAAACTCCACAGTGTATTCTTTTATCAAGACGGCGTAAGTAACGGCTCTGACCTTACCGTGCCAGCTAATGATGAGTTTGATCTGGCTGCTGCTTGGCAGAAATTGGCAGATGAACATAATGTAAGTCTTGAGACCTGTGTTGCGGCGGCACTAAGACGTGGCATCATCAGTTCTGAAGAAGCAGAACAGCATCAGTTGAGTGGCTCTAACTTAGCTACTGGATTCACACAGGCTGGTTTAGGCAGCTTATCGGAAGCGCTACTCACGCAAGACAGAGTGGTACAGTTTTGA
- the slyD gene encoding peptidylprolyl isomerase: MKIEKNVVVSVAYQVKLEDGVVVDQSTAEAPLDYLHGHNNLITGLEKELEGKVAGDKFSATVTPEDAYGEHNDALVQRVPADVFQGVEQIEVGMRFLADTDQGPIPVEVTEVDGDEVVVDGNHMLAGQTLTFDVEVVAVREATEEEVQHGHVHQAGGCGSHGHDHDHEGGCCGGEGHDHGEEKKDGCCGGGSCGSH; this comes from the coding sequence ATGAAAATTGAAAAGAACGTAGTAGTTAGTGTTGCATATCAAGTGAAACTTGAAGATGGCGTAGTAGTTGACCAATCAACTGCAGAAGCTCCACTAGATTACCTTCACGGTCATAACAACCTAATTACAGGTCTTGAAAAAGAGCTTGAAGGCAAAGTAGCTGGCGACAAGTTCTCTGCAACTGTTACTCCAGAAGACGCTTACGGCGAGCACAACGATGCTCTAGTACAACGTGTTCCTGCTGACGTATTCCAAGGTGTTGAACAAATCGAAGTTGGCATGCGCTTCCTAGCGGATACAGACCAAGGTCCAATTCCAGTAGAAGTAACTGAAGTAGACGGCGACGAAGTTGTTGTTGATGGTAACCACATGCTAGCTGGCCAAACTCTAACGTTTGACGTTGAAGTAGTAGCGGTTCGTGAAGCGACTGAAGAAGAAGTTCAACACGGTCACGTACACCAAGCTGGTGGCTGTGGCAGCCACGGTCACGACCATGACCACGAAGGTGGTTGCTGTGGTGGCGAAGGCCACGACCACGGTGAAGAGAAAAAAGACGGCTGCTGCGGCGGCGGTAGCTGTGGTTCTCACTAA
- the fkpA gene encoding FKBP-type peptidyl-prolyl cis-trans isomerase has product MKSVLKVSLLAATVMLAVGCQKEEPKAEAPQVEEVKVEAVNFKTEDDKAAYAIGVSFANYLSTSIDKPSELGINLDKDMVLQGIEDVFAEKTALNEEETRAALEALDKRVAETMQAQAAEKSAETKKAGDDFRAEFAKTEGVKQTESGLLYQVMTQGEGASPKDTDTVQVHYKGTLTDGTQFDSSYDRGEPATFPLNRVIPGWTEGVQLMQVGSKYKFVIPPELAYGEQDTPTIPANSTLVFEVELLSIDNAEAPAAQ; this is encoded by the coding sequence ATGAAATCAGTTTTAAAAGTATCACTGCTTGCCGCAACGGTTATGCTAGCAGTTGGTTGTCAGAAAGAAGAACCAAAGGCAGAAGCACCTCAAGTAGAAGAAGTTAAAGTAGAAGCAGTAAACTTTAAAACCGAAGATGACAAAGCGGCATACGCAATCGGCGTATCTTTCGCTAACTACCTGAGCACAAGCATTGATAAGCCAAGCGAGCTAGGCATTAACCTAGACAAAGACATGGTTCTTCAAGGTATTGAAGACGTATTCGCAGAGAAAACTGCACTTAACGAAGAAGAAACTCGTGCAGCGCTTGAAGCTCTAGACAAGCGTGTTGCTGAAACTATGCAAGCACAAGCGGCAGAGAAATCAGCTGAAACTAAGAAAGCAGGTGACGACTTCCGTGCTGAGTTCGCAAAAACTGAAGGCGTTAAGCAAACTGAATCAGGTCTACTTTACCAAGTAATGACACAAGGTGAAGGCGCTTCTCCAAAAGACACAGATACCGTTCAAGTACACTACAAAGGTACATTAACTGACGGTACTCAGTTCGACAGCTCTTACGACCGTGGCGAACCAGCAACATTCCCACTAAACCGCGTAATCCCAGGTTGGACTGAAGGCGTACAACTAATGCAAGTTGGTTCTAAGTACAAATTCGTAATCCCGCCAGAGCTAGCATACGGTGAGCAAGATACACCGACTATCCCAGCTAACTCAACGCTAGTATTCGAAGTTGAACTACTTAGCATTGATAATGCTGAAGCACCTGCTGCTCAGTAA
- a CDS encoding isoaspartyl peptidase/L-asparaginase family protein codes for MSQPFSIAIHGGAGTILREQMSDELKAGITEALEKSVLAGYQVLQSGGDALDAVVASVKVMEDSPHFNAGKGSVLTHDEFVEMDASVMHGREMDAGAIAGVRHIQNPIELARDVMLKSDHVLLIGEGAEKFAFEHDYTFTEQDYFFTERRYEQLQSMKEKGIFALSEAKYDEQQAEKYPDDKKYGTVGAVALDQSGNLAAATSTGGVTNKKYGRVGDSPIIGAGTIAENGNVAVSTTGMGEFFLRKMVASDVAARMRYLKEDVHTACEHIIQGKLKTMGGEGGLIAIDDQGDIHFGMNSSGMYRASVDTEGRVEVKIYADD; via the coding sequence ATGTCGCAACCTTTTTCAATTGCCATTCACGGTGGTGCTGGAACCATTTTGCGAGAGCAAATGAGTGATGAGCTAAAAGCGGGCATTACTGAGGCGTTAGAAAAGTCAGTATTGGCGGGTTACCAAGTACTGCAATCTGGCGGTGATGCTTTGGATGCTGTTGTGGCATCGGTAAAGGTGATGGAAGACAGCCCACACTTCAATGCGGGTAAGGGCTCCGTTCTTACGCATGATGAGTTTGTGGAAATGGATGCGTCGGTGATGCACGGTCGTGAAATGGATGCGGGTGCCATTGCTGGTGTTCGCCACATTCAGAACCCGATCGAATTAGCTCGCGATGTAATGCTGAAAAGCGACCATGTACTGTTGATTGGAGAAGGGGCGGAGAAGTTTGCCTTTGAACACGACTATACATTTACTGAGCAAGACTACTTCTTCACTGAGCGTCGTTACGAACAGCTTCAATCGATGAAAGAAAAAGGCATATTTGCTCTGTCTGAAGCGAAATACGATGAGCAGCAAGCTGAGAAATATCCAGACGACAAAAAGTACGGCACGGTTGGCGCTGTGGCATTAGACCAATCGGGCAACTTGGCAGCAGCGACCAGTACTGGTGGTGTGACAAACAAGAAGTACGGCCGAGTCGGTGATTCGCCAATCATTGGTGCGGGCACAATTGCTGAGAATGGTAATGTTGCGGTTTCTACCACAGGCATGGGTGAGTTCTTCTTAAGAAAAATGGTTGCCAGTGATGTAGCTGCGCGCATGCGTTATCTTAAAGAAGACGTTCATACCGCATGTGAACATATCATCCAAGGTAAACTGAAAACCATGGGCGGTGAAGGTGGTTTGATTGCGATTGATGACCAAGGTGACATTCACTTCGGCATGAACAGTTCCGGCATGTACCGTGCTAGTGTCGATACAGAAGGTCGAGTGGAAGTTAAGATTTATGCCGATGACTAG
- the tusC gene encoding sulfurtransferase complex subunit TusC, which produces MRKLAFVFNSFPHTTAAGREGLDALLAASAYSEDIAVFFVGDGVTQLLKAQQPEQTLSRDYISAFKLMDLYDIEQVYVCKRSLSQFGLSADDLLIDVTVAEADELAQTLAQCQQILTF; this is translated from the coding sequence TTGAGAAAATTAGCCTTTGTATTTAATAGCTTTCCTCATACTACCGCTGCGGGTAGGGAAGGGTTAGACGCGTTATTAGCTGCCTCCGCTTATAGTGAAGATATCGCCGTGTTTTTTGTTGGTGATGGTGTGACACAACTTCTTAAAGCACAGCAGCCTGAACAGACACTCTCCCGTGACTACATCTCGGCGTTTAAGTTGATGGATCTGTACGACATTGAACAGGTGTACGTTTGTAAGCGAAGCCTGAGTCAGTTTGGTCTTTCCGCTGATGACTTGTTGATTGATGTCACCGTCGCTGAAGCTGATGAGTTAGCGCAGACGTTAGCTCAGTGCCAACAGATACTGACTTTCTAG
- the rpsL gene encoding 30S ribosomal protein S12 — protein MATINQLVRKPRVKQVVKSNVPALEACPQKRGVCTRVYTTTPKKPNSALRKVCRVRLTNGFEVTSYIGGEGHNLQEHSVVLIRGGRVKDLPGVRYHTVRGALDCAGVNDRKQGRSKYGVKRPKS, from the coding sequence ATGGCAACTATTAACCAGTTGGTTCGCAAACCTCGTGTAAAGCAAGTTGTTAAAAGCAACGTGCCTGCACTAGAAGCGTGCCCACAAAAACGTGGTGTATGTACTCGTGTTTACACTACTACACCTAAAAAACCTAACTCGGCACTACGTAAAGTATGTCGTGTACGTCTAACTAACGGTTTCGAAGTAACTTCGTACATCGGCGGTGAAGGCCACAACCTACAAGAGCACAGTGTTGTACTAATCCGTGGCGGTCGTGTAAAAGACCTTCCGGGTGTTCGTTACCACACTGTTCGCGGCGCACTTGACTGTGCTGGCGTTAATGACCGTAAACAAGGTCGTTCTAAGTACGGTGTGAAACGTCCTAAGTCTTAA
- the tusB gene encoding sulfurtransferase complex subunit TusB, translated as MLHIVKTADKLKLALVYSQPQDQFLLVEDAVYVCLPNHELFTQISAVEHMSVLKPDLESRGLQQLAAEAIPQIGFDGFVELTVLNDKSVTW; from the coding sequence ATGCTTCATATTGTTAAAACAGCGGATAAACTAAAACTTGCACTCGTCTACTCTCAACCACAGGATCAATTCTTGTTAGTTGAAGATGCAGTGTATGTTTGCCTTCCAAATCATGAGTTATTCACTCAAATCAGTGCAGTCGAGCACATGTCGGTATTAAAACCCGATTTAGAGAGTCGCGGCCTACAACAGTTGGCCGCTGAAGCCATCCCGCAAATAGGCTTTGATGGCTTTGTTGAATTGACGGTTTTAAACGACAAATCAGTCACTTGGTAG
- the kefG gene encoding glutathione-regulated potassium-efflux system ancillary protein KefG, which produces MSNTPSTDKVVPKVLVIYAHPEPETSIANQMMVKKIESLEHVKIHDLYAIYPDFFIDVPYEHSLLLEYDVIVFQHPLFMYSCPSLLKEWFDRVLGKGFAFGEQSALKGKHWRSVITTGGKEEAFGAAGYNKYPLQEILQPFELTAALCQMNWIPPLVLHWARNVTDMTRYQHAEAYRNWLRDPLQDIGANDGSD; this is translated from the coding sequence ATGAGTAATACGCCCTCGACAGACAAAGTAGTGCCCAAAGTATTGGTTATCTACGCGCACCCAGAGCCAGAAACCTCTATTGCCAATCAGATGATGGTTAAGAAAATAGAGTCGCTCGAGCACGTTAAAATTCACGACCTCTATGCCATCTATCCTGATTTCTTTATCGATGTGCCTTACGAGCATTCTCTGCTCCTTGAATATGATGTGATTGTGTTCCAACACCCTCTGTTTATGTATTCCTGTCCTTCACTGTTAAAAGAGTGGTTTGACCGAGTCTTGGGTAAAGGCTTTGCGTTTGGTGAGCAAAGTGCACTGAAAGGTAAACACTGGCGCAGTGTTATCACTACGGGTGGTAAAGAAGAGGCGTTTGGAGCAGCAGGCTATAATAAATATCCATTACAAGAGATTTTACAACCTTTCGAACTCACAGCTGCTTTGTGTCAGATGAATTGGATACCACCATTGGTTTTACACTGGGCACGAAATGTCACAGATATGACACGGTATCAACATGCAGAAGCGTATCGAAACTGGTTGCGAGACCCGCTACAAGATATAGGAGCGAACGATGGCTCTGACTAA
- a CDS encoding SlyX family protein encodes MTEKRVEQLESRVNDLECQLAFQEQTIEELNEALSQQQMLITKMQDQMKYVVGKVKNIDGSNLADASEETPPPHY; translated from the coding sequence ATGACAGAAAAGCGAGTTGAACAGTTAGAAAGCCGCGTGAATGACTTAGAATGTCAGCTAGCTTTCCAAGAACAGACCATTGAAGAACTCAATGAAGCGCTTAGCCAACAACAGATGTTGATCACTAAGATGCAAGACCAAATGAAATATGTAGTGGGTAAAGTGAAGAACATTGATGGTTCGAACTTAGCTGACGCATCTGAAGAGACGCCACCACCACATTACTAA
- a CDS encoding helix-turn-helix transcriptional regulator has product MTTTETVNADVLLEMESVNVMPFSEHDKIILRSYEAVVDGIASLIGPFCEIVLHSLEDLNTSAIKIANGENTGRQVGSPITDLALKMLKDIEGSKRNFSRSYFTRAKGGVLMKSITVAIRNGEDRVIGLLCINVNLDAPFSQVLQSFMPTQDADEAASSVNFASDVEELVDQTVERTIEEINADKSVSNNTKNRQIVMELYDKGIFDIKDAINRVAERLNISKHTVYLYIRQRKTEDEEGC; this is encoded by the coding sequence GTGACTACTACAGAAACAGTCAATGCAGATGTGTTACTTGAAATGGAATCAGTCAATGTCATGCCATTCAGTGAACACGATAAAATCATTCTAAGATCTTATGAAGCGGTGGTAGACGGCATTGCGAGTCTAATTGGCCCATTTTGTGAGATCGTTCTGCACTCTTTAGAAGACCTCAACACCTCTGCGATTAAAATTGCTAACGGTGAGAATACCGGGCGTCAGGTTGGCTCGCCAATTACTGACCTTGCACTGAAAATGCTAAAAGATATCGAAGGTTCTAAACGTAACTTCTCACGCTCATACTTCACCCGTGCTAAAGGCGGCGTGTTGATGAAGTCGATCACTGTGGCTATCCGAAATGGTGAAGACCGAGTGATTGGCCTGCTGTGTATTAACGTGAACCTAGATGCGCCTTTCTCACAAGTGCTGCAATCTTTCATGCCGACACAAGACGCAGACGAAGCTGCCTCATCGGTTAACTTTGCAAGCGACGTTGAAGAACTTGTTGACCAAACGGTTGAGCGCACCATTGAAGAGATCAATGCCGACAAATCAGTATCGAACAATACCAAGAACCGTCAAATCGTGATGGAGCTGTACGACAAAGGTATTTTTGATATCAAAGATGCGATTAACCGTGTTGCTGAGCGATTGAATATTTCTAAGCACACCGTATACCTATATATCCGTCAGCGTAAAACAGAGGATGAAGAGGGTTGTTAA
- a CDS encoding WD40 repeat domain-containing protein, with protein sequence MQIFFHSLLCAIVITLLNGCFFFQDDEQRWEIEPSGATSFALSRDGRFALLYSQQKQLLLWDLAGNKELAQLGPQDQSENQVSRIRISDNGRFAITASQMNFAVWDLSWTQAEGLWSISDGLIRDVDISSNGEKVLLGLSNGKAIYVDLVTGRRLEFLAHREKVNSVALSSNGRYALSGGNDYKAYLWDTETGLVLRTFEHEQRVVRVALQRDGNLAFTSDGGNQAMIWDLETGEPQAQLQSWSRQLIFSSARFSDDGSMLVTGTPSSQVSVWNTQDGKRLSRHDAEPLKDTRPPRAVVYDAAFDDKNRVISGTSSGIAQAWNVD encoded by the coding sequence ATGCAAATATTTTTCCATTCCTTGCTATGTGCAATTGTCATCACCTTGTTAAATGGATGCTTTTTCTTTCAAGACGATGAGCAGCGTTGGGAAATTGAGCCCAGCGGCGCCACCAGCTTTGCTTTAAGCAGAGATGGACGCTTCGCCCTGCTCTACTCTCAACAGAAACAATTGCTGCTTTGGGACCTTGCCGGAAACAAAGAGTTAGCCCAACTTGGCCCTCAAGATCAGTCCGAAAACCAAGTGTCGCGTATTCGAATCTCTGACAATGGCCGCTTTGCCATTACTGCCAGCCAAATGAACTTTGCCGTTTGGGACCTATCCTGGACCCAAGCTGAAGGACTATGGTCTATCTCTGACGGCTTGATTCGCGATGTTGATATCTCTAGCAATGGTGAAAAAGTACTGCTCGGTTTATCGAATGGTAAAGCCATCTATGTGGACTTAGTCACCGGACGCCGTCTGGAGTTCCTTGCTCATAGAGAAAAAGTTAATTCCGTCGCCCTTTCTTCGAACGGTCGCTATGCGCTTTCTGGTGGTAACGACTACAAAGCCTACCTGTGGGACACCGAAACTGGCTTAGTATTGCGCACCTTTGAACACGAACAAAGAGTCGTACGTGTTGCCCTACAACGTGACGGTAATTTAGCTTTTACCTCTGATGGTGGTAATCAAGCGATGATTTGGGATCTTGAAACGGGCGAACCTCAAGCCCAGCTGCAGAGTTGGTCTCGACAACTGATATTCTCGAGCGCCCGCTTTTCTGATGATGGCAGCATGTTGGTGACAGGCACTCCATCAAGCCAAGTGAGCGTGTGGAATACTCAGGATGGCAAACGACTTTCACGACACGATGCAGAGCCATTAAAAGATACTCGCCCTCCTCGTGCGGTAGTGTATGATGCAGCCTTTGATGATAAGAACCGTGTAATATCGGGCACCTCTTCGGGCATCGCCCAAGCTTGGAATGTGGATTAA
- the rpsG gene encoding 30S ribosomal protein S7 has protein sequence MPRRRVIGQRKILPDPKFKSELLAKFVNILMVDGKKSTAEKIVYTALDAMAEKSGKDHLAVFEEALENVRPAVEVKSRRVGGSTYQVPVEVRPVRRNALAMRWVVEAARKRGEKSMAQRLAAEMLDASENKGTAVKKREDVHRMADANKAFAHYRW, from the coding sequence ATGCCACGTCGTCGCGTAATAGGTCAGCGTAAGATCCTTCCAGATCCAAAGTTCAAATCTGAACTGCTGGCAAAATTCGTTAACATCCTAATGGTTGACGGAAAGAAATCTACTGCAGAGAAAATTGTTTACACTGCACTAGATGCAATGGCTGAGAAGTCTGGTAAAGACCACTTAGCTGTATTTGAAGAAGCTCTTGAAAATGTTCGCCCAGCGGTAGAAGTTAAATCTCGCCGTGTAGGTGGTTCAACTTACCAAGTACCTGTAGAAGTTCGTCCGGTTCGCCGTAACGCACTTGCTATGCGTTGGGTAGTTGAAGCTGCGCGTAAGCGTGGTGAAAAATCTATGGCTCAACGCCTAGCTGCTGAAATGCTAGACGCGTCTGAGAACAAAGGTACTGCGGTTAAGAAACGTGAAGACGTTCACCGCATGGCTGACGCAAACAAAGCGTTCGCACATTACCGTTGGTAA
- the kefB gene encoding glutathione-regulated potassium-efflux system protein KefB, whose protein sequence is MALTNEFLQSSVIFLAAAVVAVPIAQRAGLGSVLGYLLAGVAIGPWGLGLISDVEAILHFSEFGVVLLLFLIGLELNPKKLWQMRAPILGLGGAQVLITTLIITAIACMFGLTWQTSLVIGMGLALSSTAIALRVIEERELGGKEAGQSGFAVLLFQDIAVIPMLAMLPLLAGNTGGSWADMLWMLGGVVGLLVGGHFLLRPLFRYVVMSGVRELFTVAALLLVIGIAVIMQQIGLSMALGTFLAGVLLAESEYRHELEIAIDPFKGLLLGLFFISVGMAVNLGLLAESPFAILIAVLALVVLKGLVLYALARIFGTQAKARSRIAMILSQGGEFAFVIFTAASAQGILSGEQVSFLLVVVSLSMVTTPLMLKLQDKFFARQLNQISENAMSSDVVDRSPRVIIAGFGRFGQIIGRLMYANKIRITILESDASQIHILRKFGYKVFYGDSTHLELLRAAGADKAEAIVLCTDSPDEIMKTVDLCKQHFPRLKILARARSRVEAYQLLNHGVNNYSRETFLGALDLGRQTLTELGMHPYKAKRAEAHFRKLDNGMLKELLPQHNEDAELAQRAKEARKELEEIFGHEMENDHQSRNYWQ, encoded by the coding sequence ATGGCTCTGACTAATGAATTTTTGCAAAGTAGCGTTATATTTTTAGCTGCCGCGGTGGTTGCTGTTCCTATCGCACAGCGCGCAGGTTTAGGCTCAGTTTTGGGCTACTTGCTGGCGGGTGTGGCAATTGGCCCATGGGGGCTTGGTTTAATTAGTGACGTAGAAGCGATTCTACACTTTTCCGAATTCGGGGTGGTGCTGCTGCTCTTCCTGATTGGTTTAGAGCTTAACCCTAAAAAATTGTGGCAGATGCGAGCGCCTATTCTCGGGCTCGGTGGCGCGCAGGTGCTGATCACCACTCTGATTATTACTGCCATCGCCTGCATGTTCGGTTTAACGTGGCAAACGAGCCTAGTAATAGGTATGGGTTTGGCCTTGTCCTCGACTGCTATCGCTTTAAGGGTTATTGAAGAGCGAGAGCTTGGGGGGAAAGAAGCTGGGCAATCTGGCTTTGCGGTTTTGCTTTTCCAAGATATTGCCGTAATACCAATGTTGGCTATGCTGCCTCTGCTTGCTGGTAACACCGGCGGAAGCTGGGCAGACATGCTGTGGATGCTAGGTGGCGTGGTTGGTTTGCTGGTGGGCGGTCACTTCTTGTTGAGGCCTCTTTTCCGCTATGTGGTAATGAGTGGTGTACGTGAGTTGTTCACCGTTGCGGCTCTGCTATTGGTGATTGGTATTGCCGTTATCATGCAACAGATCGGCTTGTCGATGGCATTGGGTACTTTCCTAGCTGGTGTGCTTCTGGCGGAGAGTGAATACCGACATGAGCTGGAAATCGCGATTGACCCGTTCAAAGGGTTGTTGCTTGGTCTGTTCTTCATCTCAGTGGGTATGGCCGTTAACTTGGGATTGTTGGCCGAAAGCCCATTTGCAATATTGATCGCTGTTCTAGCGCTAGTCGTACTAAAAGGTTTGGTTCTGTACGCCCTTGCTCGAATTTTTGGTACTCAAGCCAAAGCACGTAGTCGCATCGCAATGATTCTTAGCCAAGGTGGTGAATTCGCTTTCGTTATCTTCACAGCGGCAAGTGCACAAGGCATCTTGAGTGGTGAACAAGTGTCGTTCTTGCTAGTTGTGGTGAGTCTCTCAATGGTGACCACGCCATTAATGCTTAAGCTCCAAGATAAGTTCTTTGCTCGCCAATTGAATCAAATTAGCGAGAATGCGATGTCCTCGGATGTGGTTGATCGTAGCCCTCGAGTGATTATTGCCGGCTTCGGTCGTTTTGGTCAGATCATTGGACGTCTGATGTACGCCAATAAGATCCGTATTACGATCTTGGAAAGTGACGCTAGCCAAATCCACATCCTGAGAAAGTTTGGCTACAAGGTATTTTACGGTGATTCCACTCACTTAGAGCTGTTACGCGCTGCGGGGGCGGATAAAGCGGAAGCGATAGTGTTGTGTACAGACTCTCCTGATGAAATCATGAAAACCGTCGATTTGTGTAAGCAGCACTTCCCACGTCTTAAAATCTTGGCGCGTGCGCGAAGCCGTGTTGAAGCCTACCAATTGCTTAATCACGGGGTAAACAACTACTCGCGTGAAACCTTCCTAGGCGCACTAGACCTTGGCCGTCAAACTCTGACTGAACTTGGCATGCATCCATACAAAGCGAAGCGAGCAGAAGCACATTTTAGGAAGTTGGATAATGGTATGCTGAAAGAGTTACTGCCTCAGCATAATGAAGACGCAGAGTTAGCCCAAAGAGCGAAAGAGGCTCGTAAAGAGCTTGAAGAGATCTTTGGACATGAGATGGAGAATGACCACCAATCTCGAAACTATTGGCAATAG